The following are encoded together in the Mycolicibacterium arabiense genome:
- a CDS encoding response regulator transcription factor: MAPPPNSPITVALVDDYDVVLMGVANMFDRYRDRVVVAEIDANMSLDDSVDIVLYDSFAQPEADHDEIAALVANPRARRVVVYTWNFHPDLIASAQEKGAHGYLSKTLPARELVTALEAVHAGEKIISDVPPRARSAVGLDWPGRGEGLSDRESEILALITQGKSNAEVAKLTYLSPNTIKSYIRTIYRKIDASSRTQAVLWGVKHGFTPDHNRIEHWKGGP; this comes from the coding sequence ATGGCACCGCCGCCGAACTCTCCCATCACCGTCGCCCTCGTCGACGACTACGACGTCGTGCTCATGGGCGTGGCCAACATGTTCGACCGGTACCGCGACCGGGTCGTCGTCGCAGAGATCGACGCCAACATGAGCCTCGACGACTCCGTCGACATCGTGCTCTACGACTCCTTCGCTCAACCCGAAGCCGACCACGACGAGATCGCCGCCCTCGTCGCGAACCCGCGGGCTCGACGAGTCGTGGTGTACACGTGGAACTTTCACCCCGATCTCATCGCCAGTGCCCAGGAGAAGGGTGCGCACGGGTACCTATCGAAGACGCTGCCTGCCCGCGAGTTGGTCACGGCACTCGAGGCCGTGCATGCCGGGGAGAAGATCATCAGCGACGTCCCCCCGCGGGCTCGCAGCGCAGTCGGACTCGACTGGCCGGGGCGCGGCGAGGGACTCAGCGACCGCGAATCGGAGATCCTCGCCCTCATCACCCAGGGCAAGAGCAATGCCGAGGTGGCGAAGCTGACCTATCTCAGTCCCAACACCATCAAGTCATACATCCGCACGATCTACCGCAAGATCGACGCGTCGAGCCGAACCCAAGCCGTGCTCTGGGGCGTCAAGCACGGCTTCACACCCGACCACAACCGCATCGAGCACTGGAAGGGCGGACCGTAG
- a CDS encoding acyl-CoA dehydrogenase family protein encodes MTASPFPVTVRQFGFDEDSTRRRESLDAALQLADELADEFVVDSARRERDGTTLLPQLRRIEQSGLLGVTVPVEHGGLGAPPSVRVEIMRRLARADSSIGQLLLSHFVGSEALTGLGHNAPAPELFADVMAGGRLGNAAAERGTKSTLDLRTTITQNADGTWVIDGTKYYATGALGATWIAIVAVVDEGNGLPGNETAIAFVRPDQSGVELDLGRWGAFGQRGTASGEVRLRHVVVEGQYVLRQGPPPEVPADGPTDLIGTYDQALHAAIDIGIARAALEDGVCFVNTRSRPWQEAVMAGIEHANMEPHVVRRFGELAARLWAMEALLARGTALLDEGSAHPSASVAAEATFTVAAAKALAQEYAVEIASGIFELTGTSGTDADANLDRHWRNVRTHSLHDPARWKYVHLGNHVLRGSQAPRLGLYY; translated from the coding sequence ATGACTGCAAGCCCCTTTCCCGTTACCGTCCGGCAATTTGGATTCGACGAGGATTCAACGCGGCGCCGTGAATCACTCGACGCCGCCCTGCAATTGGCTGATGAACTCGCCGACGAGTTCGTCGTCGATTCGGCGAGGCGAGAGCGGGATGGCACGACCTTGCTGCCGCAGCTCCGCAGGATCGAACAGTCGGGACTGTTAGGCGTCACGGTTCCCGTCGAACACGGCGGTCTGGGGGCGCCACCGTCGGTACGGGTGGAGATCATGCGCCGGCTGGCGAGGGCCGACAGTTCGATCGGTCAGTTGCTGTTGTCGCATTTCGTGGGCAGCGAGGCCCTTACGGGACTGGGACACAATGCTCCGGCACCCGAGCTATTCGCCGATGTGATGGCGGGTGGCAGGTTGGGCAATGCCGCTGCCGAGCGTGGCACGAAGTCCACGCTCGACCTGCGGACCACGATCACGCAGAACGCTGATGGCACGTGGGTGATCGATGGCACGAAGTACTACGCCACGGGTGCGCTCGGCGCGACGTGGATTGCGATCGTCGCCGTCGTCGACGAGGGCAACGGGCTGCCAGGCAACGAGACTGCGATCGCGTTCGTGCGTCCTGATCAGTCGGGCGTGGAGCTGGACCTGGGCCGGTGGGGTGCGTTCGGCCAGCGGGGGACCGCAAGCGGCGAGGTGCGGCTGCGCCACGTCGTGGTGGAGGGCCAGTACGTATTGCGACAGGGCCCGCCACCGGAGGTGCCGGCGGACGGACCGACTGACCTGATCGGCACGTACGACCAGGCGCTGCACGCTGCCATCGACATCGGAATCGCCCGTGCCGCACTGGAAGACGGTGTGTGCTTCGTCAACACGCGGTCCCGACCGTGGCAGGAAGCGGTCATGGCCGGCATCGAGCACGCGAACATGGAGCCGCACGTCGTGCGTCGCTTCGGCGAACTGGCGGCTCGGTTGTGGGCCATGGAGGCGCTGTTGGCCCGGGGAACGGCGCTGCTCGACGAAGGATCCGCCCACCCGTCGGCCTCCGTCGCCGCGGAGGCGACGTTCACGGTCGCCGCCGCCAAGGCGCTGGCCCAGGAGTACGCCGTCGAGATCGCCAGTGGCATATTCGAGTTGACCGGCACGTCGGGGACCGACGCCGATGCGAATCTCGACCGGCATTGGCGCAACGTTCGGACCCATTCGCTGCACGACCCTGCTCGGTGGAAGTACGTGCACCTGGGCAACCACGTGTTGCGGGGGAGTCAGGCGCCACGGCTGGGCCTGTACTACTAG
- a CDS encoding MFS transporter yields the protein MRKSGAGVGPTSAAEQYPRPRLLVVALSMVALTVAVLQTAVVPVLGIIAEQLHASTVAVSWAVTANLLAAAASTPLIGRLADLYNKKYVLLAVLLAVLVGSILAAVTSSLALLIVARVLQGVSFSLYPICVAILRDALPEGAVVGALAVLSGTLGFGGGAGLVVTGLLMDGDAGYHRVFWLTTGFTLAVLVLAATIVPSATTRGVGTIDWLGALGLAVGLSALLLAITQGNSWGWLSPATLGVTALGIAVLVAWWAWERRQRHPLVSIAMLSRRAVLLTNLATIFVGMGLYFGFLGLTQFVQIDRDAAGYGFSATVLQASVVFLLPGAIAGFVTATLSGRFIDRFGARLVLVSGAVTGVIGFLWLAISHDQSWQVIVAGIWVNAYISLGYGALPALVVSEVDSGETGVATGVNAIARTVGSSIAAAAVAVLLARSATSTGTGLPSEHAFVLIFAGGAVTAALAMTLIAVSGAGQGRGRSAEPNVDSRAMNHEWG from the coding sequence ATGCGAAAAAGCGGTGCGGGCGTGGGCCCCACGAGCGCCGCCGAGCAGTACCCGCGTCCGCGACTCCTCGTCGTCGCCCTCAGCATGGTGGCGCTCACGGTGGCGGTATTGCAGACCGCCGTCGTCCCGGTCCTCGGCATCATCGCCGAGCAACTGCACGCCTCCACCGTCGCCGTCAGCTGGGCCGTCACCGCCAACCTGCTCGCCGCAGCGGCGTCGACGCCGCTCATCGGCCGACTCGCGGATCTCTACAACAAGAAGTACGTCTTGCTCGCCGTCCTCCTCGCCGTCCTGGTGGGCTCCATACTGGCGGCGGTCACCTCGTCGCTGGCGTTGCTCATCGTGGCCCGCGTGCTGCAGGGCGTCTCGTTCTCGCTGTATCCGATCTGCGTGGCCATCCTGCGCGACGCGCTGCCCGAAGGCGCCGTCGTCGGCGCACTGGCCGTGCTGTCCGGGACACTGGGATTCGGCGGCGGCGCCGGGTTGGTCGTCACCGGGCTGCTGATGGACGGTGACGCCGGGTACCACCGGGTGTTCTGGCTGACCACGGGTTTCACCCTTGCGGTGCTCGTCCTCGCCGCGACGATCGTGCCGAGCGCTACGACGCGAGGCGTCGGCACGATCGACTGGCTGGGTGCCTTGGGTCTGGCGGTCGGCCTGTCGGCGCTGCTGCTGGCCATCACCCAGGGCAACTCGTGGGGGTGGCTCTCGCCGGCGACCCTCGGCGTCACCGCGCTCGGCATCGCGGTGCTGGTGGCGTGGTGGGCCTGGGAGCGCAGACAACGCCACCCGCTGGTGTCGATCGCCATGTTGTCGCGGCGAGCGGTGCTGCTGACCAATCTGGCGACGATCTTCGTGGGGATGGGGCTCTATTTCGGCTTCCTGGGCCTGACGCAATTCGTCCAGATCGACCGCGACGCGGCCGGATACGGGTTCAGTGCGACGGTGCTGCAGGCCAGCGTGGTCTTCCTGCTACCCGGGGCGATCGCCGGTTTCGTCACCGCGACGTTGAGCGGCCGGTTTATCGACCGCTTCGGCGCGCGCCTGGTCCTGGTCAGCGGCGCGGTCACCGGCGTGATCGGTTTCCTCTGGCTCGCCATCTCACACGATCAGTCCTGGCAGGTGATCGTCGCGGGCATCTGGGTCAACGCCTACATCAGCCTGGGCTACGGGGCGCTGCCCGCACTCGTCGTGAGCGAGGTCGACAGCGGCGAGACCGGAGTCGCCACCGGCGTCAACGCCATCGCCCGCACCGTCGGCAGTTCGATCGCCGCGGCGGCCGTGGCCGTCCTGCTCGCCCGGTCGGCGACCAGCACCGGCACCGGCTTGCCCTCGGAGCACGCCTTCGTCTTGATCTTCGCGGGCGGCGCCGTCACCGCCGCGCTCGCCATGACCCTCATCGCCGTGTCGGGGGCCGGTCAGGGAAGGGGTCGCTCCGCCGAACCGAACGTCGACTCCCGCGCCATGAACCACGAGTGGGGCTGA
- a CDS encoding flavin reductase family protein, translated as MAGEDAHFYRTADGTGLPHDPFNAIVGPRPIGWISTVNAEGAPNLAPYSFFNGFNYRPPVVGFASIGWKDSVANVEATRNFVWNLATRDLATAMNETSASIPSGENEFERGGLTAVPASMVDAPRVLESPVNFECVLTQLIQLTDVDGNDVPTWLVLGQVVAVHIDKHLLVDGIYDTAAPTPILRAGGPAEYVAVAREAMFEMVRPDDRP; from the coding sequence ATGGCAGGCGAGGACGCACACTTCTACCGGACGGCGGATGGCACCGGCCTTCCACACGACCCGTTCAACGCGATCGTCGGCCCGCGGCCGATCGGTTGGATCTCGACGGTGAATGCCGAAGGCGCCCCCAACCTCGCGCCGTACAGCTTCTTCAACGGGTTCAACTACCGCCCGCCGGTGGTCGGCTTCGCGTCGATCGGGTGGAAGGACAGCGTCGCCAACGTCGAGGCCACGCGTAACTTCGTGTGGAATCTCGCGACCCGCGACTTGGCGACCGCGATGAACGAGACGTCCGCGTCCATCCCGTCGGGGGAGAACGAGTTCGAACGCGGGGGATTGACCGCGGTGCCGGCGTCGATGGTCGACGCGCCTCGGGTGCTGGAGAGCCCGGTGAACTTCGAATGCGTTCTGACACAACTGATTCAGCTCACCGACGTCGACGGCAACGACGTACCGACCTGGCTGGTGCTAGGGCAGGTGGTGGCCGTGCACATCGACAAGCACCTGCTGGTCGACGGCATCTACGACACTGCGGCGCCGACGCCGATCCTGCGGGCTGGTGGGCCCGCTGAGTACGTGGCGGTGGCGCGGGAGGCGATGTTCGAGATGGTGCGCCCCGACGACCGTCCGTGA
- a CDS encoding GTP cyclohydrolase II gives MAADVTPVRPPARSAGHIRLTSHSGGHAAMPITWGAATAAERGPVVGTTTTRGHRNVVGTHSGSYGVYRALAVAAGSLSREHRADLTNTSPTDVIGPHPQWSDPEAIVSLDPWGGTVVDVFADEIAAGYDIRPTIAVTKAHVILPEIADAIARGRLRPDGRFLLASGAALVTKAAIEPVWYLPGVARRFGCTEADLRRALFEETGGMYPELVTRSDLDVFLPPVGGQTLYVFGDAADLADPAVELTARVHDECNGSDVFGSDICTCRPYLTHAIEECILGAQRGGVGLVAYSRKEGRALGEVTKFLVYNARKRQAGGDTADQYFARTECVAGVQDMRFQELMPDVLHWLGIRKIHRLVSMSNMKYDAITGSGIDVGERVNIPDELVPPDARVEIDAKTAAGYFTPGPVPDADELKKAKGRRLDALDALGALDPLDVPNP, from the coding sequence ATGGCGGCTGACGTGACACCCGTGCGACCACCTGCCCGCTCCGCCGGCCACATCCGGTTGACCTCGCACAGTGGTGGCCACGCCGCCATGCCGATCACCTGGGGTGCCGCCACCGCTGCCGAACGCGGCCCCGTCGTGGGCACCACCACCACCCGCGGGCACCGGAACGTGGTCGGCACCCACAGCGGCTCCTACGGCGTGTACCGCGCCCTGGCCGTCGCGGCGGGTTCGCTGTCGCGGGAGCACCGCGCCGATCTGACCAACACCTCGCCCACCGACGTGATCGGGCCCCACCCGCAGTGGAGCGACCCCGAGGCCATCGTCAGCCTGGACCCCTGGGGCGGCACGGTCGTCGACGTCTTCGCCGACGAGATCGCCGCGGGCTACGACATCCGGCCGACGATCGCCGTCACCAAGGCGCACGTGATCCTCCCCGAGATCGCCGACGCGATCGCACGCGGCCGACTGCGGCCGGACGGCCGATTCCTGCTCGCCAGCGGCGCCGCCTTGGTGACCAAGGCGGCGATCGAGCCGGTGTGGTACCTGCCCGGCGTCGCACGCCGCTTCGGCTGCACCGAGGCCGATCTGCGCCGTGCGCTGTTCGAGGAGACGGGCGGCATGTACCCCGAACTCGTCACGCGCTCGGATCTCGACGTGTTCCTGCCGCCGGTGGGTGGCCAGACGCTCTACGTGTTCGGCGATGCCGCCGATCTCGCAGACCCCGCCGTGGAACTGACGGCACGCGTGCACGACGAGTGCAACGGCTCCGACGTATTCGGTTCCGACATCTGCACGTGTCGGCCCTATCTGACTCACGCCATCGAGGAGTGCATCCTCGGCGCACAGCGCGGAGGCGTCGGCCTCGTCGCGTACTCGCGCAAGGAGGGTCGCGCACTCGGCGAGGTGACGAAGTTCCTGGTGTACAACGCGCGCAAGCGCCAGGCCGGCGGCGACACCGCAGACCAGTACTTCGCCCGCACCGAATGCGTTGCGGGCGTGCAGGACATGCGCTTTCAGGAACTCATGCCCGACGTCCTGCACTGGCTCGGCATCCGCAAGATCCACCGTCTGGTCTCGATGAGCAACATGAAGTACGACGCCATCACCGGGTCCGGCATCGACGTCGGCGAGCGCGTGAACATCCCCGACGAACTGGTCCCGCCCGACGCGCGAGTGGAGATCGACGCCAAGACGGCCGCCGGGTACTTCACCCCTGGCCCGGTACCCGACGCCGACGAACTCAAGAAGGCCAAGGGCCGGCGGCTCGATGCGCTGGACGCACTCGGCGCGCTGGACCCACTCGACGTGCCCAACCCGTGA
- a CDS encoding cupin domain-containing protein has translation MFADSLSSRVFENLAASSPAQTLDCFGGYIEILSKHSDFWVLRGTVPPGSAVPAHHHPDPEDFLILSGRQQVLVSDGDAMAWREARAGDYLRVPGGALHAHRNVTDEPAVDLIVTTERLGTFFEEIGRPVTDDLQPPTPQEVAHFVAKSIEYGYVLATPEENAAYGIELSGFTL, from the coding sequence GTGTTCGCAGATTCGCTCTCCAGCAGAGTGTTCGAGAATCTAGCCGCTTCATCGCCAGCGCAGACCCTCGACTGCTTTGGCGGCTACATCGAGATTCTCAGCAAGCACTCGGACTTCTGGGTACTGCGCGGCACCGTGCCGCCCGGTTCGGCCGTCCCAGCGCACCACCACCCCGACCCCGAGGACTTCCTCATCCTGTCGGGGCGCCAGCAGGTCCTCGTCTCCGACGGAGACGCCATGGCCTGGCGCGAGGCCCGTGCCGGTGACTACCTACGCGTACCTGGCGGTGCGCTCCACGCCCACCGCAACGTCACGGATGAACCGGCGGTCGACCTCATCGTGACGACGGAGCGCCTTGGCACGTTCTTCGAAGAGATCGGCCGACCCGTGACCGACGACCTTCAACCGCCGACGCCCCAGGAGGTCGCGCACTTCGTCGCCAAGAGCATCGAATACGGGTATGTCCTGGCCACTCCTGAGGAGAACGCCGCGTATGGCATCGAGTTGTCCGGGTTCACGCTCTGA
- a CDS encoding MFS transporter, with product MTLLVSGALFMEILDATIIAPAVPLMAESFGAQPVDVGVAISAYLVTVAVLIPATGWMADRFGVRRVFLVAIALFTIASIGCAASASLPTLVAMRVLQGIGGAMMVPVGRLAVLRNSTKSDLVHAIAMLTWPALTAPILAIPLGGAIATFGSWRWIFVINIPIGIIGFLFALRLIRGSAAPEARPLNWRGLVLSALGIATALITVERLRMHGVEWHTVAIGASAAGLLLGCAVLHLLRSSNPLVQLRVLHVRTLRITVSAGGIYRAVISAVPFLLALQFQLEFGWSPLASGAVVAALFLGNVAIKPATTPLMRRFGIRNVLMVNAFASVGGFALLAVLRPSLPIAAITAIVFVSGALRSIGFTAYATLAFSDVRGDDLTHANTLNATVQELASGFGIAIAALALSLLGSYSSTYLFLGVLMAGTLVEAFRLPGDAGRHVSAQA from the coding sequence ATGACGCTGCTGGTGTCCGGGGCCTTGTTCATGGAGATCCTCGACGCCACGATCATCGCCCCGGCCGTTCCGCTGATGGCCGAGTCGTTCGGAGCGCAACCCGTCGACGTCGGCGTGGCGATCTCGGCCTACCTGGTGACCGTCGCCGTGTTGATTCCGGCCACCGGGTGGATGGCCGACCGGTTCGGCGTCCGCAGGGTGTTCCTGGTGGCGATCGCGTTGTTCACGATCGCCTCGATCGGTTGCGCGGCCAGCGCCTCGCTCCCGACGCTGGTGGCGATGCGCGTGCTGCAGGGGATCGGCGGCGCGATGATGGTGCCCGTCGGTCGGCTTGCGGTGCTGCGCAATTCGACCAAGTCCGACCTGGTGCACGCCATCGCCATGTTGACCTGGCCCGCGCTGACCGCACCCATTCTCGCCATTCCCCTCGGTGGGGCCATCGCGACGTTCGGGTCGTGGCGGTGGATCTTCGTGATCAACATTCCGATCGGCATCATCGGATTCCTGTTCGCGCTGCGCCTCATTCGCGGGTCCGCGGCGCCGGAGGCACGGCCGCTGAACTGGCGCGGACTGGTGCTGAGCGCGCTCGGCATCGCCACCGCGCTGATCACCGTCGAGCGGTTGCGGATGCACGGAGTCGAATGGCACACCGTCGCGATCGGTGCCTCGGCGGCCGGCCTGTTGCTGGGCTGCGCCGTACTGCACCTACTGCGGTCGTCGAACCCGCTGGTACAGCTGCGGGTCCTGCACGTGCGCACGCTGCGCATCACCGTCTCGGCCGGTGGCATCTACCGCGCGGTGATCTCCGCGGTGCCGTTTCTCCTCGCCCTGCAGTTCCAACTCGAGTTCGGTTGGTCGCCACTGGCGTCGGGCGCCGTGGTGGCCGCCTTGTTCCTCGGGAACGTGGCCATCAAGCCGGCGACCACTCCGCTGATGCGGCGCTTCGGAATCCGCAACGTGCTGATGGTCAACGCCTTCGCATCGGTCGGAGGCTTCGCCCTGCTGGCCGTGCTGCGACCAAGCCTGCCCATCGCCGCGATCACGGCGATCGTGTTCGTCAGCGGCGCACTGCGGTCGATCGGGTTCACCGCGTACGCCACCCTGGCATTCTCCGACGTCCGGGGCGACGACCTGACGCACGCGAACACTCTGAACGCCACCGTGCAGGAGCTGGCGTCGGGCTTCGGCATCGCCATCGCCGCACTAGCCCTGAGCCTCCTCGGCTCCTATTCGTCGACCTATCTGTTCTTGGGCGTGCTGATGGCCGGCACGCTCGTCGAAGCGTTCCGACTACCGGGCGACGCAGGTCGGCACGTCAGCGCACAGGCCTGA
- a CDS encoding GlsB/YeaQ/YmgE family stress response membrane protein has product MIGLIVTILVVGLIAGALARLLVPGKQNLSIPMTIVLGVVGSFVGGFLGFLIFGKDSAQGFLQPAGIIGSVIGAVIVLVIWLKVGGRNSVRSR; this is encoded by the coding sequence ATGATCGGACTAATCGTCACCATCCTCGTCGTCGGGCTCATCGCAGGCGCCCTTGCGCGTCTGCTGGTTCCGGGCAAGCAGAACCTGTCGATCCCCATGACCATCGTGCTCGGCGTCGTCGGCTCATTCGTCGGCGGATTCCTGGGCTTCTTGATCTTTGGCAAGGACAGCGCGCAGGGGTTCCTGCAGCCGGCCGGCATCATCGGCTCGGTCATCGGTGCCGTCATCGTGCTGGTGATCTGGCTCAAGGTCGGCGGCCGTAACTCGGTCCGCTCCAGGTAG
- a CDS encoding STAS domain-containing protein, protein MNCQEEEKTISGLGLAETWFGDVAVLGVSGELDMLTAPELARVIEAVARKKPAALVVDLSAVDFLASAGMSTLITAHEDIAPQARFAVVADGPATSRPLRLVGIDQIFAVYRTLDDALAGVGSERHGRSDS, encoded by the coding sequence ATGAACTGCCAAGAAGAAGAAAAGACCATTAGTGGTCTCGGACTCGCCGAGACCTGGTTCGGCGACGTCGCCGTGCTGGGTGTCTCAGGGGAGTTGGACATGTTGACCGCGCCCGAGCTTGCGAGGGTGATCGAGGCCGTGGCGCGCAAGAAGCCGGCGGCGCTCGTCGTCGACCTGTCGGCGGTGGATTTCCTGGCGTCGGCGGGGATGAGCACGCTGATTACTGCCCACGAGGACATTGCACCGCAAGCCAGGTTCGCCGTCGTGGCCGACGGTCCTGCCACGAGTCGGCCGTTGCGACTCGTCGGAATCGACCAGATCTTCGCCGTGTATCGGACCCTCGACGACGCGCTTGCGGGTGTCGGGTCGGAACGGCACGGGCGCTCGGATTCCTAG